A window of Xiphophorus hellerii strain 12219 chromosome 7, Xiphophorus_hellerii-4.1, whole genome shotgun sequence contains these coding sequences:
- the LOC116723614 gene encoding protocadherin-8: MRLLSDGKTSAKMIVTYWHRWIVIVYFHLSLFASRTESEGNTVRYQTREEDAPGTVIGNLAKDMSLSVSHSSKINFRMMKQFNDSFIRVRESDGQLSVGERIDRERICRHTPQCLITFDVVNFSKDRYKLIHVEVEIRDVNDNSPEFPNRESLVEISENAALGSRIPLDPAVDADVGSNYIQSYQISVNSHFTIDVLQRADGVKYAELILMKELDRETQPSYNIELVAKDGGSPYRSGSTKITVRVTDFNDNSPVFDQNSFSVSLPEDAPVGTVILDLNAVDADEGLNGEVVYGFGKQVSHEIRELFQVDNKSGRVTLRSPVDFEDKSTYEMDVQAIDLGANPIPSVCKIIIHVTDVNDNAPEISITPMTSIATGVAYISEAAEKDSLVALISTLDRDSGVNSQVHCTLYGHDHFKLRQAHEDSYMIVTAASLDRERISEYNLTVMAEDFGSPPLRKITQFTIRLSDENDNAPHFARAVYEVSVVENNAPGAYITTAEASDVDLGNNGKITYRLVDSVIMGSPVNTFVSLNSVSGSIYALRSFNYEVMKQLDVHIQASDGGSPQLQSTAIIRLKIVDQNDNQPYIVEPPLYKGSAEIFLPRDAPAGYLVTQIRASDADEGINSQLSFKITDGGHLGFSINKDTGKVLVNRKLTYDLTDSVKVTVAVSDNGSPPMTSTAMIIFSFIEGTLPSQPSSAQNSNEELFEWDMSVAIIIVLAGSCSVLLLAIILIATICSRRKKETSEGGYEEKAETPDVEKAESSRMDSLIVNHKGKVFDAHPFPEGLPLASSNTTETSSEDSRQTTGIFEPNTRPIEAKLKGYSTLPGYGKETVRPITIWKGNSFTTISARDPQISGKDSGKGDSDFNDSDSDISADVHKKESPPLNSLWACTSECKVLGHSDRCWSPSASRPNTSLACGPHLSTFSKTATLPRDARRENYYPPHIPKTSGLQSVYEKVQHQEFDYILVGPPTPARIQETDEISIPEYTNS, translated from the exons ATGAGGCTACTCAGCGACGGGAAGACCTCTGCAAAGATGATTGTAACTTATTGGCACCGGTGGATTGTTATCGTCTATTTTCACCTTTCTTTATTCGCCTCTCGGACTGAGTCTGAGGGAAATACAGTGAGGTACCAGACCAGAGAGGAGGACGCACCGGGCACTGTCATCGGGAACCTGGCCAAGGACATGTCCTTGAGTGTGTCCCACTCCTCCAAGATCAATTTCAGGATGATGAAACAATTTAACGACTCCTTTATCCGGGTGAGAGAAAGCGACGGGCAACTCAGTGTCGGGGAGCGAATCGACAGGGAGCGAATCTGCAGGCACACTCCACAGTGTCTGATTACTTTTGACGTGGTTAATTTCTCCAAAGACCGCTACAAACTGATCCATGTCGAGGTGGAAATAAGGGACGTCAATGACAACTCTCCGGAGTTTCCAAACAGGGAGTCTTTGGTGGAGATCTCAGAGAACGCAGCGCTGGGGTCCCGGATCCCTCTGGACCCCGCTGTGGACGCTGATGTCGGGTCAAATTACATACAAAGCTATCAGATTTCTGTGAACAGTCACTTCACCATAGATGTGCTCCAAAGAGCGGATGGGGTTAAATATGCGGAGCTGATCCTGATGAAAGAGCTTGACAGGGAGACTCAGCCCTCATATAATATAGAGTTGGTGGCAAAAGACGGAGGGAGCCCCTACAGATCCGGGTCAACTAAGATAACTGTGAGAGTGACTGACTTTAACGACAACAGCCCAGTTTTCGACCAGAACAGCTTCTCAGTCAGCCTCCCAGAGGACGCGCCGGTTGGCACCGTGATCCTGGACCTGAACGCAGTGGATGCTGACGAGGGTCTGAACGGGGAGGTGGTCTACGGGTTCGGGAAGCAGGTTTCTCACGAGATCCGCGAACTTTTCCAAGTGGATAACAAATCGGGCCGCGTGACCCTCAGGAGTCCCGTGGACTTCGAGGATAAAAGCACCTACGAGATGGACGTGCAGGCCATCGATCTGGGCGCAAATCCGATCCCGTCCGTGTGCAAAATCATAATCCACGTCACGGACGTGAACGATAATGCCCCAGAGATCAGCATCACCCCGATGACCTCCATCGCAACGGGTGTTGCGTACATTAGCGAGGCGGCAGAAAAAGACAGCCTGGTGGCGCTCATCAGCACCCTGGACAGAGACTCTGGCGTTAACAGCCAAGTTCACTGCACTTTGTATGGCCACGATCACTTCAAACTCCGGCAGGCCCACGAGGACAGCTACATGATAGTCACAGCTGCCTCTCTGGACAGAGAGAGGATCAGTGAGTATAATTTAACAGTCATGGCTGAGGATTTCGGGTCACCCCCGTTGAGAAAAATCACCCAGTTCACCATCAGGCTGAGCGATGAGAACGATAACGCCCCCCACTTTGCGAGGGCCGTTTATGAGGTGTCAGTGGTGGAAAACAACGCCCCAGGCGCCTACATCACTACAGCGGAGGCCAGCGACGTGGATCTGGGTAACAACGGGAAGATCACCTACAGGCTTGTGGACAGTGTCATCATGGGGTCCCCAGTGAACACCTTTGTGTCTCTCAACTCTGTGTCTGGCTCCATATATGCGCTGAGGAGCTTCAATTATGAAGTGATGAAACAGCTGGATGTACATATTCAGGCTAGCGATGGGGGGTCACCCCAACTGCAGAGCACAGCCATCATCAGGTTAAAAATAGTTGATCAAAATGACAACCAGCCTTATATTGTAGAGCCTCCACTCTACAAGGGGTCGGCTGAGATTTTCCTGCCCAGAGATGCACCTGCAGGTTACTTGGTGACTCAGATCAGGGCCAGTGATGCTGATGAGGGCATTAATTCACAGCTGTCCTTTAAGATTACAGATGGGGGGCACTTAGGATTCTCCATCAACAAGGACACTGGAAAGGTGCTAGTGAATCGAAAGCTCACGTATGACCTCACGGACAGTGTTAAAGTCACGGTGGCGGTCAGTGATAATGGGTCCCCCCCTATGACGTCCACAGCCatgattattttcagtttcatagAAGGCACCCTGCCCAGTCAGCCTTCCTCAGCTCAAAATAGTAACGAGGAGCTCTTCGAGTGGGACATGTCCGTCGCCATAATCATTGTCCTGGCTGGAAGCTGCTCTGTTCTCCTGCTGGCTATCATTCTCATTGCAACCATCTGTAGCCGCAGGAAAAAGGAGACAAGCGAGGGGGGTTATGAAGAGAAAGCAGAAACACCCGATGTGGAGAAAGCTGAAAGTAGTCGTATGGATTCATTGATCGTCAATCACAAAGGCAAAGTATTTGATGCCCACCCATTTCCAGAGGGTCTGCCTCTGGCCAGCAGCAACACAACAGAGACCAGCAGTGAGGACAGCAGGCAGACAACAGGAATCTTTGAGCCAAACACCAGGCCAATAGAAGCTAAGTTAAAG gGTTATTCCACACTGCCAGGGTATGGGAAAGAAACTGTGAGGCCTATAACAATATGGAAAGGCAACTCGTTCACGACTATCTCAGCGAGGGACCCCCAGATTAGCGGGAAAGACAGTGGGAAAGGGGACAGCGACTTCAACGACAGCGACTCTGACATCAGTGCAGACGTCCACAAAAAGGAATCACCACCATTGAACA GTCTCTGGGCATGCACCAGTGAATGCAAAGTGCTAGGACACTCGGACCGCTGCTGGAGCCCATCAGCCAGTAGGCCTAATACAAGCTTGGCCTGCGGACCTCACCTGTCGACATTCTCCAAGACTGCCACGCTTCCCCGGGATGCCAGGAGGGAAAACTACTACCCGCCCCATATCCCTAAAACCAGTGGTCTGCAGAGCGTGTATGAAAAGGTCCAACACCAGGAGTTTGATTACATCCTTGTCGGTCCACCTACACCAGCCAGGATACAGGAAACGGATGAAATATCCATCCCTGAGTACACAAACTCTTAA